CTTGCCAGGTGGCCTAGCCACCCTTTTCACACCATTGACACGATCAGCACGCTACCTGCTGGACGATCTTCTCGAAAGGGCGTTCTCGTGGCCCGTACAGGTTCCTCTCCGCCTCGGCTCGACGGTCTCGTCGTCCTGGTCGTCGACGCGACGACGGGCGCCGGCCGGGAGCTCACCACCCGGCTCTGTGCCGCCGGGGCGATCGTCGCCGTCGTCGGCGCGGGCCATCCGGGCCGCGGTGACGACGCCGCCACCAACGCGGCCTTCCTCTGCAAGGCGCTCACGGACCGCGGGCTCGTGGCCCTCCCGTACCGGATCGACGTCGGCGACCCGGCCGAGGCGGCCCGGCTGCCCGGGCAGATCGCCGCCGACGCCGGGCCCGTCGCGGCCGCGGTCGTCGTGCTGCCGCCACCGGGCGCCGGCGAGGGCCTCCGGCGCGCCTTCCGGGCCGTCTCGGCCGCCCTCGCGGCCGCGCTGCCCGCCGGCGCCCGGCACATCGAGCGGGACCCGGCCGCCGGGGACGGCCCGGGGCCGGGGACGGCCGAGGACCACGTCTGGGTCCGCTGCGTCGTCGACGGCCTGGCCGCCGACGCGGCCCGGACGCCCAGTCGCTGACCGGGCGCCACTCACTGCGAGAAGTCACCACGGGGAGAGACATGTCCATTCGCGTCGTCGTGGCCGGTGATCACCAACTGGTCCTGGAAGCGTTCGCCGAGACCCTGAACGGCACCAACGGCCTGGACGTCGTGGGGCTCGCCACGACCTTCGAGGCGGTCCTGCCGGCCGTCCAGCGGCATCGGCCCACCGTCCTGCTGCTCGGCGAGTCCACCATGGGCGGCAAGGCCTTGCGCGCGGCCGGCGAGGTCCGCTCGCAGCATCCGTCCTGCGGGGTGGCGCTCATGGTCGGCTCCGCCACGCCGTCGGTGGTGGACCGGGCGGTGGCCGCCGGGGCGCTCGGCGTCGTCCCCAAGACGGCCCGGCTGCCGCAGCTGATCACCACCCTGGTGGGGGTCGCGGGCGGCTGCCTCACGGTCGACCCGGGGCTGCTGCGGGCACCGGCGACGGGCGAGGCGGTGCTCAGCGTCCGCGAGGCGGACGTGCTCCGGCTCACCGCGGACGGGGCGACGGTCAAGGAGATCGCGGGCGAGCTCTATCTCGCGGCGGGAACGGTACGGAACCTCACCTCGGCGGCGATCAAGAAGCTCGGCGGGCGCAACCGGTTCGACGCGGCCCGCATCGCCGCCGAATGCGGCCTGCTGTGAGCGGCGCCCGGGTCCCCGGACGCGAGCCGGCCCCGGCACGGGGCGTGCCGGGGCGGGGCGTCACGAGAAGGCGGTGCGGGGTGCTCCTACTTCTCCAGGCAGAACTCGTCGATCGGGTAGCCCACATGACGGTCGGCCGTCGGCAGGTGCCCCAGGATGCGGTCGCCCGGCTTGAGTTCGGTGCTGTTCAGCACCGCGGCGCCGGGGCCGAGGACCCGCACGTGCCAGTCGTCCTGGAGGATCAGGTTGACCGTCTGCCCGCTGGGCGCGACCGCGTCGATGGAGATGAGCGGACGGGTCTCGATCTTCACCCGGCCGACGCTGACCGGCCGGGTGCGGCCGTCCACGTCGACCGCCAGGACGGAACTGCCGGCGTGCAGCTCGCTCAGGTAGTGGGTGCGGCCGTTCTGTCCCACGGTGTAGGAGTGCAGGGCGCCCGCGTTGACGCGGAACGGGCGGGTCGGCATGTAGGGCAGCGGGTGGGTCTCGCTGACGCACAGGACCATGCCCTTGGAGTGCGAGCCGACGAGGATGCCCTCGTCCTTGCGGAAGTGCGTCGTGGTGTCGACGCAGGCCCGCTCGCCCATCCCGATGTGCGTGGTCGCGGTGACGGTGAGCTCCACGAGGGAGATCTCGCCGCCGTGCGCGGTGGCCGCGGTCCGCAGCGCCGTCGCGTCGCCGACCGTACGGCCCCGCATCAGGACCCCGTCCGAGCCGTGCTCCAGGACGCCGTAGAGGATCTCGGCCTCCTCGGTGTCGGCCGCGGTCGTCACGATCGAACCGGGTGCGCCCGAGGCGGCCGCGATGACGATCTCCAGCGGGATCTTCGTCGGGTCGCGGAAGTCGAGGACGCTCCACGCCTCAAGCCGGGCCGCCAGGCAGGCGTCCTCCAGGGTGTCGGCGTCGACGATCTCCACGTACCGCCCGAACTGCACGTCCGGGTGGGCCGCTTCGAGCTCGGCGCGGGCGTCGCGCGGGCCGGGCACGATCACCACGTCGGTCTCGCCCAGGTCGGCGGGGACGGTCGCGGCGCCGTCCTCGAAGAGCAGGACCTTGCGCACGGTGGGCGGCAGGCCGGCGAAGACGGCCGGGTCGGCGGCGACGATGCCGTCGATCTTCTGGTGCACCGCCTCCTCCAGGACGGCGGCGGTGGCGGCGCCGGCCTCGCGGATGTCAAGCCAGCACAGTTTGGCGTCCGTCATGATGCGGACCTCCTGTCAGGTCGTCGAGAGTCGAGTCGTCGAGGGTCGGGTGGTCGAGGGTCGGGTGGTCGGGGTCTTCGGGCCGGGCGTCGTCGAGGTGGTCGGGGGTGAGGCGTTCGCCGTGAAGCCGGTCCCCTCCGTCCGCCGCGCCGAACGGGCCGTCCGCGAAGTGCTGTTCGGGGAAGTGGTGCACGATCCGGGCGACCTTGGCCGCCAGGGCGCGCGGGTCCTTGGCCTGGAAGATGTTGCGGCCCATGGCCACCCCGCCCGCCCCGCCGGCGATGGCGTCCCGGACGTACGCCAGGACGTCCTCCTCCTCGTCGAGGGCGGGTCCGCCCGCGACGAGGACCGGCACGGGGCAGGCCGCGGTCAGGTCGAGCATCTCCGCGGTGGATCCGAGGAAGACGGTCTTGACCAGGTCCGCGCCCAGGTCCGCGGCGATCGTCACGGCGTGCGCGACGACCGCCGGGTCCCGCGGGTCGCTGATCCGCGGCCCGCGCGGGTACACCATGGCGAGCAGCGGCAGGTTCCAGCGGTCGCAGGCGTCGGCGATCCTGCCGAGGTCGCCGATCTGCTGCCGCTCGTCGTCGGAGCCGAGGTTGACGTGGACGCTGACCGCGTCCGCGCCCAGGCGCAGGGCCTCCTCCACGCCGGCGACGACGTACTTGGCGTTGGGGTCGAGCGCCTGGCTGGTGCTCGCGTTGAGGTGGATGATCAGCGACATCGCGGCGAACCGCTCCGGGCTGATGTGGCGCACGCTGCCCTTGTGCACGACGACGGCGTCCGAGCCGCCGGCGGCGATCTCGGCGGCGAGCCGGTCGAGCGTCGTGCCCTTGGGCACCACCGGACCGTCGTGGATCGAGTGGTCGAGAGGAGTGATCATCAGGCCGGCCGTGCTGTGGCGGTAGAGCCGCCGTAGCCGCAGCGACCGGGCGAAGTGGCCGTAACCGGTCATGGAACGCCCTTTCTGGTTCGCGAGGAGGCGTGATCGGTCGGGTGACCCGGTCCGCGCGCGCGGACGGGGTCGGCCCGCGCGGTGGCTCCGCGCGGGGAGCTGGGGGCCGGTCCGCCGGCTCCGACGCCCGCGGGGTCGGCGGTGGGGTCCGGCGGCGAGACGGAGCGCAGATAGGCGCGGTCCGGTTTGCCCGAGGGGGTGAGCGGCAGCCGCGGCCAGACCGAGACCCGTACCGGTGTGTGCTCCGGGGTCAGCTGCGCGGCCACGTACCCGCGCAGGTCGCAGGAGGTGTGCCCGGCCCCCGAGTGCAGCTCGACGGCCGCGTGCACCTGCTCCACCCAGTCGCGGTCGCGGACCCCGAACACCGTGGCCTGGCGCACCTGCGGATGGCGCATCAGCGCCTCCTCGATGGCCGCCGGATCCAGCTTGAGACCGCCGTGCTTGATCACGTCGCCGATCCGGCCGTCCAGCCGGAGGTAGCCGTACCGGTCCCAGTGCCCCAGGTCGCGGGTGCACAGCCAGCCGTCGCGGAAGACCGTCCGGCTGCGCCCCTCGTCGCCGAGGTAGCCGGCCGTGACGGTGGGCGAGCTGATCCAGATCTCGCCCGTCACCCCCCGCTCCACCTGCGGTCCGCCGCCGGGGCCGCGGATCTCCACCCGCACCCAGGGGAACGGGCGGCCCGCCGAGCCGAGCAGTTCGGGCTCGCGGTGGTCGAGCGGGTTGAGGCTGCTGATGCCGCCCGCCTCCGTCGTCCCGTACACCTGGATGAGCACGTCGCCGAAGAGCTCGACGGCCCTGGCCACCCGCGCCGGCGCCGCCGGGGTGCCGCTGTAGGTGATGCGGCGCAGCGAGGACAGGTCGGTGAGCGGGGCGGCCGGATGGTCCAGGAGCCGGTAGAGGTGCGGTACGGCCAGGTAGACGTCCGTCACCCGGTGCCGCTCGAAGGCGTCCAGGACGTCGCCCGCGTCGAACTCGTCGTGCAGGACGACCCGTCCGCCGCTCCCGAGGACCGCGTCGGCCATCGGCGCGGTCGTGTGGCTGATCGGCGTGACGGACAGCAGCGTCGCGGGTCCCCGGGGATCGAGGCCATGGGCGAGGTGGCCGACCAGCTCCTCACGCGTGTCGTACCGCTGGGCGACCATCTTCGGCCGGCCCGTGCTCCCGCTGGTGAACTCGACGGTCGCGAGGTCCCCGGGGCGCGGCTCGGGCAGCCGCGCCGGCAGCGGCCCCGCCGTCTCCGTCCCCCAGGGGACGGTCAGCAGGGTCACCTCCGGTACGCGGCGGGTGAGCCATTCGCCGCGCTCGGCGCTCTCGTCGTCGACGAGCAGCACCGACACCCGGAGGTCCTCCAGGAGCCGGGCCTGGGTGGCGACCGAGAAGGTCTCCGTGTCGGTGCGCGGGTTCATCGACCGTACGTACACGGAGGTGGCGCCCAGGAGATGGACGGCGTACCGGGCGGCGAGCATCGACGGCCGGTTCGGGCCGGTCAGCACGGCGACGGTGTCGCCGGGGCGGACGCCGCGGGAGTGCAGCAGGGAGGTCGCGGCCCGCACGGAGCCGGCGAGCCGGCCGGCCGTGACGGACTCGTCGGCGTGGTCGATCACCACGCGCCCGGGGTCCTTTCCGAGGGCATCGAGAATGCGGCGTACGTACATCGTTCCTCCTTTCCGGAAGAGGCGGGAAAATCAGGGGAAGAAGTCAGGGGAAGAAGTCAGGAGATGCGCATCTGCGCCATCATTCCCATGGCGCTGTGGTCGATCATGTGGCAGTGATAGGGGAAGACCCCGCGGTGCGTGTCGAAGGTCAGCTGGAGTTTCGCGGTCTGTCCCGGGAAGAGGAGCACCGTGTCCTTGAGTCCCGCCTCCGCCGGATAGACCGGCATTCCGTCCCTTTCGAGAATGCGGAACTGCACCAGATGCGTGTGGAAGTTGTGCGGGACGGTCGTGCTGGTGTTCTTGACGGTCCACACCTCCGTCGAGCCCCAGGCGATCTCGGTGTCGATCCGGTCGTGGTCGAAGGTCTTCTCGTTGATGTACGCCTTGGAGCCCGTGCCCGGCTCGTCCATCCGCAGCTCGAAGGAGCGCTCGACGGTCGGCGTGGGCAGCGCCGGCAGGGTGGTGAGGACGTCCGGCACCCGGCTGGGGTCGTCGACCTTCTCCTCGACGTCGAAGCGCATGATCTGCCCGACGAGTTCGGTCGGGCCGGGCCCCAGCATGTTCGACAGGGTGACCTGGGTGCCCGGCGCGTACCGGGAGAAGTCGATGACGAAGTCGGCGCGCTCGCCGGGGGAGAGGACGATCACCGGCGAGGGCGCCGGCGCCGGCAGCAGCCCGCCGTCGGAACCGACGTGGATGATGGGGCTGCCGTCGGACAGCGCCATCACGAAGATCCGCAGGTTGCAGGAGTTGACCATCCGGAAGCGGTACTTGCGGGCCTTGACCTTCATGTACGGCCACGGGGCGCCGTTGACCAGGATGGTCGTGCGGTTGAGGGCGTCGTCCATCGTGTAGACCATCTGCCCCGCCGCGTCGAAGTGCGCGTCCCGCAGGATCAGCGGCACCTCGTACGCCCCGGAGGGCAGCCCGAGCGCGTCCTCGGCCTCGTCGCCGAGGAGGTAGAGCCCGGAGAGGCCCCGGTAGACGTGCTCGGACTCCATGTGGTGGGCGTGGTCGTGCGTCCACAGCGTGGCGCCCACCTGCCGGTTGGCGTACACGTACGTCTTCGCGGCGCCCGGCTGGATCAGGTCCGTCATGCCGCCGTCGTACTCCTGCGGGTTGGCCCCGCCGTGCAGGTGCACCGAGGTCGGCATCGACAGCCCGTTGATCTGCCGGACGACGGCCGTGCGGCCGCTGCGGGCGCGGATGGTGGGGCCGGGGAAGGTGCCGTCGTACGTGAGGACCTCGGTCTTCAGACCGGGCAGGATCTCCACGGCCGTCTTGCGCATGGTGACCGCGTAGTAGTCGGCCGACCGGGTCCTGCGGTACGGGGCGAGGACCTTCGGGCGCGGCAGCGGCACGGTGAACGGGGCGACCGCGGGCGGGCCTGCCGGAGGCTCGGCGGCCGCGGCCGGGATGCCGGAGGTGAGGCCCTGGAAGACCCCGCCGGCCGCGCCGACAGCGCCGACGGCACCGGCGGTGAGTCCGAGTCGTATCGCATGGCGGCGAGAGAACACTGCGGGATTCCTTACGTGACGGTTTTCCGGGAGCGAGGGGTTCGTTCTATTCGCTCTCCGAGCATGGGCGCGAACGGGCGGAACTCCGAGAGAGTTCGCCCCGGTGCTTGCATGTGTCACGCGATCGATGACCTCGGTCATTCCGGCCGGTGGGCGGGGGAATGCGGGCCTCCGGGATGACGGGAGTCACGGCCCGGAATGCGACCCGTCACGAGACCGCCCGGGAAATGTCACGGATTTCCGCGGCGGCGGACCGGGGCGGTATTCCGGGCGCGAGGCTGGTGCCCGGCGTCTGCCCTGCGCACGGCGCCGTCCCGTCCGCCGGCGCCCGGGCCGCTCGGCCCCGGCGCCGGACCCTCGTCCACGCGCCCACGGAGGCCCCGTGCAGACCACGCAGACACCCGCATCCGCCATCGAACCCGAGGCCCGGGACACCGGGGCACCCGCCCCCGCCGCGCCCGCCGCCCCCGCCGCGCCCGGGGCCGAGGGGCCCGGGCCCGTCCGGCTCACCGCGCCGGGGGCCGCCGACGCCGGGGACGCCGCCCCGACTGCGACCGGTGGCGCCGGGCCCGTCCAGTTCACCGCGCCGGGGGCCGCCGACACCGGGGAGGCCGCTTCGACGGCGGCCGCTGGTGCCGGGGACGCCGCCTCGCCAACGACCGGTGGCGCCGGGCCCGTTCCGCCCGCCGCAGGCGAACCCGCGCCCGCCGTCCCGGTGTTCACCGGTGGCGTCCAGGTCCTCTTCGGCGACGAGGGGGACGTCGCCACCCTCGTCGGCCCCACCACCTCGATCGCCGTGCGGCCCGTCCGGGGCGCCGTCCGTGCCGCCCTCGGGCGGCTCGCCGAAGGGGCCCTGCCCGCCGAGGAGTTGTACGCCGGACTGCTGCCCGCCGAGCGCGTCCACGTCGAGCGGATCCTCGGCCGCGCCCGGCACCTGCTCGCCCACGCCGTCCTCGCCCGGGGTTCCCGGCGGGTCCTCGTGCGCCTGGAGCCGGTCGCCCGCGACGCCGCGTACGAGCCCGTCGCCGTCCGCCCCGACGCGACCGTACGCCTCTCCCGCTTCGCCTTCTGCCGCAGCCGCGAGGGCGCCCTCGTCCTGGAGT
The DNA window shown above is from Streptomyces vietnamensis and carries:
- a CDS encoding 3-dehydroquinate synthase II family protein, which produces MTDAKLCWLDIREAGAATAAVLEEAVHQKIDGIVAADPAVFAGLPPTVRKVLLFEDGAATVPADLGETDVVIVPGPRDARAELEAAHPDVQFGRYVEIVDADTLEDACLAARLEAWSVLDFRDPTKIPLEIVIAAASGAPGSIVTTAADTEEAEILYGVLEHGSDGVLMRGRTVGDATALRTAATAHGGEISLVELTVTATTHIGMGERACVDTTTHFRKDEGILVGSHSKGMVLCVSETHPLPYMPTRPFRVNAGALHSYTVGQNGRTHYLSELHAGSSVLAVDVDGRTRPVSVGRVKIETRPLISIDAVAPSGQTVNLILQDDWHVRVLGPGAAVLNSTELKPGDRILGHLPTADRHVGYPIDEFCLEK
- a CDS encoding response regulator transcription factor; the encoded protein is MSIRVVVAGDHQLVLEAFAETLNGTNGLDVVGLATTFEAVLPAVQRHRPTVLLLGESTMGGKALRAAGEVRSQHPSCGVALMVGSATPSVVDRAVAAGALGVVPKTARLPQLITTLVGVAGGCLTVDPGLLRAPATGEAVLSVREADVLRLTADGATVKEIAGELYLAAGTVRNLTSAAIKKLGGRNRFDAARIAAECGLL
- a CDS encoding class I adenylate-forming enzyme family protein encodes the protein MYVRRILDALGKDPGRVVIDHADESVTAGRLAGSVRAATSLLHSRGVRPGDTVAVLTGPNRPSMLAARYAVHLLGATSVYVRSMNPRTDTETFSVATQARLLEDLRVSVLLVDDESAERGEWLTRRVPEVTLLTVPWGTETAGPLPARLPEPRPGDLATVEFTSGSTGRPKMVAQRYDTREELVGHLAHGLDPRGPATLLSVTPISHTTAPMADAVLGSGGRVVLHDEFDAGDVLDAFERHRVTDVYLAVPHLYRLLDHPAAPLTDLSSLRRITYSGTPAAPARVARAVELFGDVLIQVYGTTEAGGISSLNPLDHREPELLGSAGRPFPWVRVEIRGPGGGPQVERGVTGEIWISSPTVTAGYLGDEGRSRTVFRDGWLCTRDLGHWDRYGYLRLDGRIGDVIKHGGLKLDPAAIEEALMRHPQVRQATVFGVRDRDWVEQVHAAVELHSGAGHTSCDLRGYVAAQLTPEHTPVRVSVWPRLPLTPSGKPDRAYLRSVSPPDPTADPAGVGAGGPAPSSPRGATARADPVRARGPGHPTDHASSRTRKGVP
- a CDS encoding 2-amino-3,7-dideoxy-D-threo-hept-6-ulosonate synthase, translated to MTGYGHFARSLRLRRLYRHSTAGLMITPLDHSIHDGPVVPKGTTLDRLAAEIAAGGSDAVVVHKGSVRHISPERFAAMSLIIHLNASTSQALDPNAKYVVAGVEEALRLGADAVSVHVNLGSDDERQQIGDLGRIADACDRWNLPLLAMVYPRGPRISDPRDPAVVAHAVTIAADLGADLVKTVFLGSTAEMLDLTAACPVPVLVAGGPALDEEEDVLAYVRDAIAGGAGGVAMGRNIFQAKDPRALAAKVARIVHHFPEQHFADGPFGAADGGDRLHGERLTPDHLDDARPEDPDHPTLDHPTLDDSTLDDLTGGPHHDGRQTVLA
- a CDS encoding multicopper oxidase family protein, which translates into the protein MFSRRHAIRLGLTAGAVGAVGAAGGVFQGLTSGIPAAAAEPPAGPPAVAPFTVPLPRPKVLAPYRRTRSADYYAVTMRKTAVEILPGLKTEVLTYDGTFPGPTIRARSGRTAVVRQINGLSMPTSVHLHGGANPQEYDGGMTDLIQPGAAKTYVYANRQVGATLWTHDHAHHMESEHVYRGLSGLYLLGDEAEDALGLPSGAYEVPLILRDAHFDAAGQMVYTMDDALNRTTILVNGAPWPYMKVKARKYRFRMVNSCNLRIFVMALSDGSPIIHVGSDGGLLPAPAPSPVIVLSPGERADFVIDFSRYAPGTQVTLSNMLGPGPTELVGQIMRFDVEEKVDDPSRVPDVLTTLPALPTPTVERSFELRMDEPGTGSKAYINEKTFDHDRIDTEIAWGSTEVWTVKNTSTTVPHNFHTHLVQFRILERDGMPVYPAEAGLKDTVLLFPGQTAKLQLTFDTHRGVFPYHCHMIDHSAMGMMAQMRIS